AAATATTTACTTGTCAATTTGCAACTATTTTATGtggtattattgtaaaaaaaaaaaaaaaaaaaaagggcccatATTGACAGTAAGGAAGGAACATTTCTGTTCTCAATTTTTGAGGTAAAAGTCCAAAGATTTCAGAAAAGTTAGTAGTGACTAGTGAGTGATCAGTTAAATTGTATGGTTCACCACTGCTCAACTGCAAATAAGACTTTTGATGCGTGTGCAGAGAAAGAAGCCGAGAAGGTCAAGGAGCGTCTGGCGCAAGAGGAAGCGGAGGCCATggagatggaggaggaggatgccAAAATTCTCAACATGAACATTGACAAGCAGGTACCACAAATTCCGCCATTCTGATAAAAGTACACATTTTTGTCGCCATAAAAGTccaattttcattcatttttttccccttcgctTAAAAATAAGTCAATTTGCTATGATATCATTCAAAAGTAGTTTGATTATTTAATCTATTTATTTCTTAACTTATTTTCGCAGGATCTGTACAGAGAAATATTTTCTATTAaagtcattgtttttttcccctctccaaTGTAATGACAAGCACTTCCTCTTAGAAGGAATGAGCTGCAGCTAGCATTGATTTTAATAATCTGTGGACTGTTTCCATCTCACacaactcattttttttccctctgtagCACTTTGAGATCATGCTGATGAAGtgcattacaaattgaatttataatattattattaaattgactatgcaaaaaatgcaaaacaaaattttATTGGAATTCAGTTGCTGGTTTGGTTGGTCACAAATGTgagaaaatcagcaaaaatgttgatagatgttttccaaagtaaaagtagATGTTTGCAAACATCTTATTTTGAAGAGGGTCAGTCTGCTTCCTTTCATGGAAGATGACAGAAATCCAATCTTTTCTGGTGAGAGGCTGAAATTTGAAGAATTTGGATTTTAACAATGTCTCTAAACACGCAATATTGATTATTTGAGCATTGTTCAGTTGTCGGTGaattgtttaaaatgttcaaaccTGGTCTTGGGGAAGTGACTTTAAAAACTGTCCCTGACAAATCGAAAAGTGAACCCTTTCTGTGTTTTCCGAAGGAAcgtaaagaagaagaaatgagcGAGGAAGAGAAGGCGGCGCAGAAAGCTCGTCCGGTGGCCACGAACCCCATCCCGGGAACGCCCTGGTGCGCGTCGTCCTCGCCGCCTACCAGCGGCTAGCCTGCGCGCTAATTGTTGCGTTTGCCTGCTGGCCCACAGGTGTGTGGTGTGGACGGGAGACGAACGCGTCTTCTTCTACAACCCGACCACTCGGCTGTCCATGTGGGACCGGCCCGACGAGCTGCTGGGCCGCGCCGACGTCGACAAACACATCCAGGAGCCCCCGCACAAAAGGGGCCTGGACGACGGCAAGAGGACAGGTGAGCGCCGCCGCCGACGTGtggttttgtgtatttttctgtGTGTATTTCTTCGTGTGTGTGCAGTTTTCAGCAAGGAGGATCCCGAGCTGGGCCAGGCCATGGACGACGCTCATGATGAGGAGCCCTCCAAAGCCAAGAAGAGAAAGTCAGTCAGTCGCTTGCGCGCGGTCATTCAAGTAAGCAGACGACTCTCTTTGTCTTACACGCGCTTGCCGTTTGCTCACACCCAGGAAGGACGACGCCAACGAGGCGGACTCTGAGAAGGAGGCGGTGATGGAGGCGGAGCTCCGGGCAGCCCGCGACAGAGCCGTGGTGCCTCTGGAGTCCAGGATGACGCAGTTCAAAGATATGCTGCTGGAGAGAGGGGTACGTTGCACTCGACTGGACAACCTCACCTAAAGCAATCagtttaaaataacaataataataattcattcatccatGGAAATcctgtaagatttttttttttcccatccatgTGCACACGCAGGTGTCAGCTTTCTCCACGTGGGACAAAGAACTTCACAAGATTGTCTTCGACCCTCGATACCTTCTGCTTAACCCCAAAGAACGCAAGCAGGTCATCGGCGTCTCCTCGTTGCGATTTTTCCTCCCGCATAGAGCCGGTTCCACCTTGTGGCTGCGCTTACAGGTGTTCGACCAGTACGTGAAGACCAGAGCggaggaggagaggaaggagaagaagaacaagCTGATGCAGGCCAAAGACGACTTCAGGAAGATGATGGACGAGTCCAAGCTGACGTCTAGGTGAGGTGTCGCCGATCCTGTTAGCTTTAGTCCTCGCTATGTTATCTAGCAGAAGATGACAtgttctcaaaaaaaaacaaaaaacactccacTGTGGGAACAGTTTGAGCATTACGCCTCCCTCGTGTTCTCTGCCTCTTAATTTTGCCGTCTCCACAGGACCACCTTCAGCGAGTTTGCCATCAAGCACGGCCGAGACCCTCGCTTCAAAAGCATCGACAAGATGAAGGACAGGGAAGCCATCTTCGTCGAGCACATGGCGACGCTGAGGAAGAGGGATAAGGACGACTCCAAGTCCAGAGGGGAGAAGGTAAGGAAGCCCCTCCCCCCCCCTCTTGACGGAGCAACGGTCTGATGAGAGCATTTTGTGCCGGCGGCAGGTGAGGCAGGACTTCTTCGAGATGCTGAGCGACCAGCACGTGGAAGGAGGACAGCGCTGGAGCAAAGTCAAGGAAAGGATGGAGACGGACCCCCGCTATAAGGCGGTGGAAAGCTCCGCCCTCAGGGAAGAATTCTTCAAGCAGTACCTGGACAAGCAGGCCAAGGTCACCACCACTTtacacaatctttttttttcttcattattattattattactttgtcAATGATTTTAtgctcaaaatgaaatcaattaaaaatgaatgtgaatgtCTGTTGCAAAATCGTGCAGAGTTTGGACTTGGAGAAGGAGCGCGAGCTGGAGCGTCAGGCCCGCATCGAGGCCAGCCTGCGCGAACGCGAGCGCGAGGTCCAGAAGGCCCGATCGGAACAGACCAAAGAGATCGACCGCGAGAGGGAGCAGCACAAGCGGGAGGAAGCCATCCAGCACTTCAAAGCGCTCATGTCCGACATGGTGAGACGGACGTGCCCACGCACGCACAAGCCGCAAGACGAGTTCCGCCTCATCTTTGTGCTGGCCCTCCCAGGTGCGCTCATCGGACGCTTCGTGGTCGGACACGCGGCGGAACCTTCGCAAAGACCACCGCTGGGAGTCGTCGTCGCTTCTGGAGcgagaggagaaggagaagctgTTCAACGAGCACGTAGAGGCGCTcgccaagaagaagaaggagcacTTCAGGCAGCTCCTGGACGAGACCACCGTGGTGGGTGAACCGGCACTCGCCAGAATGCCACAAAACTACATAGACCCACCCATGTGGATcctgattatttgtagtcaaggaaGCTGAGAGccgataaataaaactaaaatattggTGGCAATATTTTGAATGGTACCAATACTTAACAGCAAGCTTAATTGAAAGCGTTTAGACAAGGCTAGGcagttttatttacagtatatagcacatttcatacacaaggcagctcaatgtgcttcacacatgCAAAGACAATGACACCAACAAGCATCAACAAAtatgacattcagaagcaaagcaGAGAAACGCGCGCAGCTTAAGAGGGAACACTGCTCGAtaatcaactattggatggcggtgcacattttacgttaacgtctgactggtcaaattcagataaaagcatacaattccatatgaaacttattacatgcctttgcgatatgcatattgcatgggccaacatcgcaatatcgatattttttagatatattGAAAATATAGATGTAGCTGCTCTGTGgattttcaacatgttttttaaGTCTTAAACAATAGgcctgtttgttttcaaattccaACTTTTTCCTCCGCCTTGTGTGTGACCGTTCAGCATTCACCCCTGACTGGCTGTCTGCTGATTGTGTTTTCTTTTGCAGATCACGCTGACCACTGCGTGGAAAGAGGTCAAAAAGGTCATCAAGGAGGACCCTCGATGTATCAAGTTCTCCTCCAGTGACCGAGTAAGGCCTCGCCCTCACAAATGACCTCAGTGTCGCGCTCCTCAATCATCTGTGGGTTCTTGCAAGTGTTGGACACGGCGCCCTCATGTAATAATTGTGTGATTGCACATGTTGTTGTACACCTAAACTATTTTGGCAAATCTTGAATTTGGCAAAACTTCTGGCAACATGGCCAACTCTGCTTTGAACATTGAAGCTGTCAGTCAATGAGTTGTTGTTTTGGATGTTGCTTGCAGAAGCGACAGCGCGAGTATGATGACTACATCAAAGACAAGTTCATCACGGCCAAAGCCGACTTCAGGACCCTGCTGAAGGAGACCAAGTTCATCACATACAAGTCCGCACCTTCTGTTTGTTTCCATCTGCCGCAgccatccatttatccatcaGTCTGTGACGCGTCTGTGATGTTTTGCCGCCCATGGCAGGTCCTGGAAGCTGATGCAGGAGTCCGAGCAGCACCTGAAGGACGTGGAGAAGATCCTACAGAACGACAAGCGCTACCTGGTGCTGGAGTGCGTCCCCACGGAGCGCCGCAAGGTCATCATGTCGTATATCGAGGACCTGGACCGACGCGGCCCGCCCCCGCCACCCACCGCCTCGGAGCCCACGCGCCGCTCCGCCAAGTGACCCTCCCCTCCCAGACCCCCGCCATCGCCGGGTGCTCGGGTTGCAAAAGACTGGATTTCCACGGGCCGTTTGGGAAATACAACCTTCCAAATTGCAAACTTTCCATGGGAATTGATGGCAAGTGCAACATTTAAACGTTTACTTTTGTCATGAGTAGACGTCCGTGCAGAATATATTGCTCTCCTTGCTCACATGTGAGGGCATTACACCCGTCGCAGCAAATTAAAAGCTtgcaacacaaagcaaaaaaaatgcgcCAAGCAAGCGACGACTCCAAACTGTAAAAAGTGCTAAGTTGGGCCACTCGTAAGTCGAGATACGGCTGGACTTGCATGAAGTCTGCTATCCATTTGAGTTCCTCGTTTAGCGCAAGCTTCCTGCTTTAGTCCCATTCATTCCCACGGAAAGTTAGCAACTTTCCTCCAATTTTGAAAGCCCACTGGAAGCTTGTCCATGTAGAGACAGAGCGCCCCTTCCCGGGGACACCAGGTCGCCTTTGACCCTTCACCTCTGCCTTGAgggatgatgacgacgatgatcaaGAAGCCGCGTTGAAGTCTGCGGCCGCTGGTGTTTGATAGCTCATGTAAATCATCTttagtgcgtgcgtgcgtgtgtcggAGGTGAGCCCAAGCCTTACAGTGCCGCCACCGTCCGGAATGTTCCCCAACTTTGTGTCTCCACGTTCTAATAAACACAACTTCTCGTCTTTTTCAACTTCCAGAAACACTTCCTTGACACAAACACATGGAGCCATCAAACATAAAATTATTCAATTACCTCACCTGAAAACACAAtattactataaaaataaacaaccaatTGACAATAACATGAAAACAAAGTAACCATAACATGGAAACGAGTACATAAcatgaaaataacaaaaaaaaaaaactaaattatatgaaaatatgcaaaattacagatgtgaaaaaaatacatgtgaCAAGTAGACAATGCAAAGTAAATACAGTATTGCCAACGTGAAAATAATTACAAGTTAAATAATTACAAGTTAATCTTAAAATATCACCTGAAAATAACTGCATGAAAACGGAAAGCAAGTAAATGATGCTACAAGTCAATGTTTGACGTAAATGTACTGCGTAAAAGATATACTGCTGTTTCTGCATTGTTATTTGCTCAAATATATGAAGTACTTTTATAAGTTATtccattatttatgtattatgaaAATTATGAAGGcaggtttgctggaggtcatGTGATTTGAAGgacagaacaaaaacaaacattagaaTCAGCCAACTTTGTGTTTACATTCGCCTGGAATACTTTGAGGTCCAATCCCAGTAGGATCAGTTAGTCGGACTTGCCACTTTCCTACAAAGCAGCATAACACCCATGTAGgtacttttttaaatgtaaatgtacatGGTATTGTTTTGCAGTCAATTATAATTTGTGCGTAGGGTTAAGGAAACAGTACGTcacgtttctttctttctttttttcttcttttctttttctaagaACATCACAGTACTGGATTGCTTGGACGGTGACCCATCCTGCAACAATGAGACATAGCGTTTTATAGTGACAGTGACGTCATAAAGTACGTCCGTTGTTATTGGTCCAAGTTTGGCGAGCGTCCATGACACGTGATACAAAGCTCCGTCAGACTCGATCAAGCGATCGCAGCATCTTCTCTGCCCGCGGTATCCATAGATATCTATGGCTATATCGATGAATAAGCTAGCGGCTAAGTCTTAGCCGAGCAAAGCCGAACGTTCAGTCCGCTCTAGTCCACTCTTTGTCGGCCTGCGGGCAGGTAGCATGCGGCGCCTTCCCGGTGTCTTTGGACCGCTGCTCGCCACCGTGGTGGCCCTCTCGTCGGCTGCCGCCGAGTCAGCCACCGAGTCCGCTCATGTGGATGGAGCTCCGCCCTCCAAAATAGGCAAGAAGAGAAGTTCTAATTGCGCTTTATTTATTGGAATGCTGCTCAAAATCTTCGAGACGTTCGCAACAATcgccataaaaacaaacaaacaaaaaaaaacttataccgATTCTTCATAATTCTAAATTTTCAGCGGTGGTGGGCGCAGGCATCGGGGGCAGCGCCACAGCGCACTTCCTGCGGCAGCACTTCGGGCCGGAGGTGCAACTGGACGTGTACGAGAAGGGTGAGGTGGGCGGCCGCTTGGCCACCGTCACCGTCAACCGGAATGAGTACGAGTCGGGCGGCTCCATCATACATGCGCTCAATCTGCACATGCACGACTTCGTCCAGCAGCTCGGTGAGGGCAGGTCACGCACGCGCAGTCGCGCACACAAACATGCTAGCCGGCTGTTGACGATATGTGTGCCTGCGCGCGCAGGGCTGAAGCAGCGTCGGGGCGTGTCTGGCAAGACGGCGGTGTTCGACGGCACGTCGGTGATCGCCGAGGAGACAGACTGGTACCTGCTGGACCTCCTGCGCCTGTGGTGGCGCTATGGCATCAGTTTCATCCGCCTGCAGATGTGGCTGGAGGAGATTATGGAGAAGTTCATCAGGTGCAACATTGTGTGGCTTTCTGGTGCCAAGCAACTATTTTAAActgaggggaggagcttcataGTCAGCCCATCGTTTCAtcaaaaagtagtgctttggcatGTCTTTGAAATCCTTTTCTTGCATACAGGATCTACAAGTACCAGGCCCACGGTTACGCCTTCAGCTCGGTGGAGGAGCTGCTGGAGTCGCTGGGCGGGAGCGGCTTCGTCAACATGACGCGCAGGCCGCTCTCTGATTCGCTACTGGAGCTGGGCGTGTCCCAGCGCTTCATCGATGAAGTGGTGGCGCCCGTCATCAGGCTCAACTACGGCCAAAACGTCAGCGTGCCCGCCTTTGTAGGTCAGACTCATCACGCTTGGGCGTCACGGTGCGGGGATTGACATGGACTGGACATGGATCGCTGTTGCGTTTGCAGGCGCGGTGTCGTTGGCGAGCTCCCATTCCAACCTTTGGGCGGTGGAAGGCGGCAACAAGCTGGTTTGTGATGGTCTGCTCAAGTTGGCCAACGTCAACCTCGAACGCGCACGCGTCACCTCCGTGCGACCTCTCAACTCAGGTAATAACGGGAGGAAGTCAACTTCCTGTACGCCCACATCCACTTCCTGTCGGCCGCTCTGACTTGACTCCGCAAACCGAATTTCAAGCAACCAGTATGAACCACGTCTACAATTTGCTCACTTTGGCCTCTTTGCATACAGACGAGAttgacatgttttattttgtcatatattagcaaaaaaataataataataatagttaatgTGTTGGAATTCACAGTACAGTTTTCCCTTGCTATAACGGGGTTCACtgtaatgtggatttttttggtgGGCAATgttgcatgtattttttttacagaaatgtactttatttatttatgaaggcttgaacattgagaatgtttacacGAGAAAAATATGAGAAAATTTAAATACCTCGATGagaaaaagtgtataaactgtgttgtgaagggttttagagccttaaaacatttataataaatgtaaaacataaagctaattactttgcagatttcatttattttttgcaacctAACCAagcagaaaacgagggaacactgtactcacCTTTTTTCAGTcgtctttcaaaataaaaatcctcaATGACGCCCAATTTATTTGTGGAgttctgaaaaataaaataaacagcaaCTTGATTTTGATTTTAGATGAATATTTATAGCACTTTACTTTTggtttaattgtgatttcatcactttttttctttcatttgcaaaaaaaaaagggtatgtTGTGTAGAAATGTgaggatttttaaaaattatattttggaagataaataataatgtaaaaaaaacaaaacattaaattacattttgaagTTTAATAGGGACATTatggatgggcaagtaccgataccaggtattgtatcgggccgatacctaatttgcaaaaaaaaaaaaaaaaaaaaaaaaaaaaggtgttttgtGTAGAAATGtgaggatttttaaaaaaatatatcttgggagataaataaagtaaacaaaaaaaaaaaaaaaagataaacattGAAGTTTAATATGGACATTatggatgggcaagtaccgataccaggtattgtatcgggccgatatctaatttgcaaaaaaaaaaaaagtggtgttttGTTTAGAAATGTgaggatttttaaaaattatattttgggAGATAaataacaaagtaaaaaaaaaaaaaaagaaaaaaaataaatattgaagtTGAATATAGACATtatggatgggcgagtaccgataccaggtctTGTATCGGGTCGATACCTGGCCtgctttcaaggtaactgtACTCGCGATGGCGGTCGATACCGTTATTGACCGCCCTGTTGAGGCCATTCAGGAGCAATAAATTAGAAGACtcaaaaattgccattaatttcacacAATTTGAAGGAAAGTGTTATATTGACATGCCATTGGtctttatctgtcattgttttttggggggaattttaTGTATCTTTTTAAGTACTATTGGTATCTGTACTTGGTATCCGaggctactcaagagttgagtactcttttattttttttataaattgctGTTGTGAGCCAGCAGGCCCGTCCCGCTTTTTCCTCCGCAGGTGGCGCACTTCGGTATGAGCTGACTCTGGCGGGCGAGTCAGACGAGCGGCATTCGGCGGCGTATGACATGGTGGTGGTGGCGGCGCCGCTGCGAGCGGGCGGCGGCGACGAGGGCATCTCCTTCC
The Festucalex cinctus isolate MCC-2025b chromosome 18, RoL_Fcin_1.0, whole genome shotgun sequence genome window above contains:
- the pcyox1l gene encoding prenylcysteine oxidase 1-like, with protein sequence MRRLPGVFGPLLATVVALSSAAAESATESAHVDGAPPSKIAVVGAGIGGSATAHFLRQHFGPEVQLDVYEKGEVGGRLATVTVNRNEYESGGSIIHALNLHMHDFVQQLGLKQRRGVSGKTAVFDGTSVIAEETDWYLLDLLRLWWRYGISFIRLQMWLEEIMEKFIRIYKYQAHGYAFSSVEELLESLGGSGFVNMTRRPLSDSLLELGVSQRFIDEVVAPVIRLNYGQNVSVPAFVGAVSLASSHSNLWAVEGGNKLVCDGLLKLANVNLERARVTSVRPLNSGGALRYELTLAGESDERHSAAYDMVVVAAPLRAGGGDEGISFPDLSAPVAPGEGEWQGTVATLVHGYLNTSLFGFPDARLFPYAGVLTTDAPALFFNSVAGVYPVDVAPGFRRKRAHEAAVYKVFSPDVLTKEQLKTLFRSYYSAQATEWQAYPRYGSAAGSALPPVELRPHLYYLNGIEWAGSAMEMSAVAAKNVALLAYHRWNGRGLKVDRKDLLRAIKTEL